A portion of the Polaribacter cellanae genome contains these proteins:
- a CDS encoding ferredoxin--NADP reductase has product MATFHKVNIQEIKHETANAVSVLFEIPEKLKAAFNFTAGQYITLQKEINGEEIRRAYSICSTPKSGEIRVAIKAVENGTFSVLATSVLKAGDIIEISEPEGRFLLNSQTNKNYIAFAAGSGITPILSMVKTVLQTEPTSNFTLVYGNKTVADTIFYDELNTLKESFSNRFKLHYIFSREEVKNQLRGRIDESVTNYFVKNMYKETSFDAAFLCGPEEMINEVSKTLKNNNIPEENIHFELFTVSVDEEALSEIKAGTTEITVLLDDEETTFNMLQTDDILAASLRNDLDAPYSCQGGVCSSCMCKVTEGKAVMVKNSILTDGEIEEGLILACQAHPTTSKITIDFDDV; this is encoded by the coding sequence ATGGCAACATTTCATAAAGTAAACATACAAGAAATTAAACACGAAACCGCAAATGCGGTTTCTGTTTTATTTGAGATTCCCGAAAAATTAAAAGCAGCTTTTAATTTTACTGCTGGGCAATACATTACCCTTCAAAAAGAAATTAATGGCGAAGAAATTCGAAGAGCATACTCCATTTGTTCTACTCCAAAAAGTGGCGAAATTAGAGTTGCCATTAAAGCAGTTGAAAACGGAACATTTTCTGTTTTAGCTACTTCTGTTCTAAAAGCTGGCGATATAATTGAAATATCTGAACCAGAAGGAAGGTTTTTATTAAATTCTCAAACAAATAAAAATTACATTGCATTTGCAGCTGGTTCTGGAATTACACCAATTTTATCGATGGTAAAAACAGTTTTACAAACAGAACCAACTTCTAATTTTACGTTAGTTTATGGAAATAAAACTGTTGCAGACACTATTTTTTATGATGAATTAAACACTCTAAAAGAGTCGTTTTCTAATAGATTTAAATTGCATTATATTTTTAGTAGAGAAGAAGTTAAAAATCAATTAAGAGGAAGAATAGATGAAAGCGTAACGAATTATTTCGTTAAAAATATGTACAAAGAAACTTCTTTTGATGCTGCTTTTTTATGTGGACCAGAAGAAATGATTAATGAAGTTTCTAAAACTTTAAAAAACAACAATATCCCAGAAGAAAACATTCATTTCGAGCTATTTACAGTTTCTGTTGACGAGGAAGCTTTATCAGAAATAAAAGCAGGAACTACAGAAATTACGGTGCTGTTAGATGATGAAGAAACCACTTTTAATATGCTACAAACCGACGATATTTTGGCTGCAAGTTTACGTAACGATTTAGATGCGCCTTATTCTTGCCAAGGTGGCGTTTGTAGTTCTTGCATGTGTAAAGTTACTGAAGGAAAAGCGGTTATGGTTAAAAATTCTATTTTAACAGATGGCGAAATTGAAGAAGGCTTAATTTTGGCTTGCCAAGCACATCCAACAACTTCTAAAATTACTATCGATTTTGATGATGTGTAG
- a CDS encoding aspartate-semialdehyde dehydrogenase, translating into MKIAVVGATGMVGTVMLKVLEERNLPITQLIPVASAKSAGKKLAYKGKDYTVVTLEDAVKMKPDVALFSAGGDTSLEWAPKFAEVGTTVIDNSSAWRMDPTKKLVVPEINGDVLTSDDKIIANPNCSTIQLVMALAPLHDTYKMKRVVISTYQSVSGTGVKAVQQLDNEEAGIDGEMAYPHKIGRNALPHCDIFLENGYTKEEMKLVKEPKKILRDDSFSVTATAVRIPTAGGHSEAVNIQFENDFHLADVRRILSETPGVIVEDDLANNVYPMPINAHNKDEVFVGRIRRDESQENTLNLWIVADNLRKGAATNTVQIAEYLVENNLV; encoded by the coding sequence ATGAAAATAGCTGTAGTTGGCGCAACTGGAATGGTTGGCACAGTAATGTTAAAAGTTTTAGAAGAACGTAATTTACCAATAACACAATTAATTCCTGTAGCATCTGCAAAGTCTGCTGGAAAAAAGTTAGCATATAAAGGGAAAGATTATACAGTTGTAACTTTAGAAGATGCCGTAAAAATGAAACCAGATGTTGCTTTATTTTCTGCTGGTGGAGATACTTCCTTAGAATGGGCTCCAAAATTTGCGGAAGTTGGCACCACTGTTATCGATAATTCTTCGGCTTGGAGAATGGATCCAACAAAAAAATTAGTAGTTCCTGAAATTAATGGAGATGTTTTAACTTCGGATGATAAAATTATCGCAAATCCGAATTGTTCTACAATACAATTAGTAATGGCTTTAGCACCTTTGCACGATACATATAAAATGAAACGTGTGGTTATTTCTACCTATCAATCTGTTTCTGGAACTGGTGTAAAAGCAGTACAGCAATTAGATAACGAGGAAGCAGGAATTGATGGAGAAATGGCATATCCACACAAAATTGGACGAAATGCATTGCCACATTGCGATATTTTTTTAGAAAACGGATACACAAAAGAGGAAATGAAATTGGTAAAAGAACCAAAGAAAATTTTACGCGACGATTCTTTTTCTGTAACTGCAACTGCTGTTAGAATTCCTACTGCTGGTGGGCATTCCGAAGCTGTAAATATTCAGTTCGAAAATGATTTTCATTTGGCAGATGTTCGTAGAATATTAAGCGAAACCCCTGGAGTTATCGTGGAAGACGACTTAGCGAATAACGTGTATCCAATGCCAATTAACGCACATAATAAAGACGAAGTTTTTGTTGGGCGTATTCGAAGAGACGAATCTCAAGAAAATACCTTAAATTTGTGGATTGTTGCAGACAACCTAAGAAAAGGTGCTGCTACAAATACAGTTCAAATAGCTGAATATTTAGTAGAAAACAATTTAGTTTAA
- a CDS encoding LysE family translocator — protein MDLYDFKNAFFIGFFMAFMIGPVFFMLIQTSILKGARAAIAFDLGVILGDISFILIAYYGSRSLLEEIKDDPRLFFIGGLVLIIYGLITYLDKSNKKEALETSKMVEVPIKNNYLKLFIKGYFLNFINIGVLAFWLGTVLVIGPTLNMNQNAIFSYFGVILLGYFVTDIGKILLAKQLKSKMTPLVVYKVKKIMGILLIVFGFLLMLKGFIPNERIDEFLH, from the coding sequence ATGGATCTTTACGATTTTAAAAATGCTTTTTTTATAGGTTTCTTTATGGCTTTTATGATTGGGCCTGTTTTTTTTATGCTCATTCAAACCAGTATATTAAAAGGTGCAAGAGCTGCAATTGCTTTCGATTTAGGTGTTATTTTAGGCGATATTTCTTTTATTTTAATCGCCTATTATGGAAGTAGATCTTTGTTAGAAGAAATTAAAGACGACCCTCGCTTATTTTTTATCGGTGGCTTGGTTTTAATTATCTATGGACTAATTACATATTTAGACAAATCCAACAAAAAAGAAGCGCTGGAAACTTCTAAAATGGTAGAAGTTCCCATAAAAAATAACTATCTAAAATTATTTATAAAAGGCTATTTCTTAAACTTTATAAATATTGGTGTTTTGGCTTTCTGGCTAGGAACTGTTTTGGTTATTGGACCTACTTTAAACATGAATCAGAATGCAATTTTCTCTTATTTTGGCGTTATTTTATTGGGTTATTTTGTAACCGATATTGGTAAAATTCTTTTAGCAAAACAGCTAAAAAGTAAAATGACTCCTTTAGTTGTTTATAAAGTAAAAAAAATTATGGGTATTCTCTTAATTGTTTTTGGTTTTTTACTAATGCTAAAAGGCTTTATCCCAAATGAAAGAATTGATGAGTTTTTGCATTAG
- a CDS encoding S8 family serine peptidase — MRVLKPIIFTVAAGIFLASCKTSVTTIPVPSGTNNVVNIPAKKGALSENERQTWSHLDLLTDSIPGMSIDKAYQFIQNKKGVPVIVGIADSGVDVEHEDLKDVVWTNPNEIAANNKDDDKNGFVDDIHGWNFLGSKDGRIVNADQLELTRIVKKGMDKFGDKKASEIADADKAEFEQYLKLKEKYTKSVEAHKQELEGLEKTEQRLNQLEQNFNNVKKFVGKENISAEDLKSAKPDDPKLAAQIADVANILGRGMTEAGLLDYKKQFMDYKSGKEKSKSYDLDFNARQSMGDDLTDITDTDYGNNNVIGSKELESHGTHVAGIVAASINNGKGVNGVAKNVQILTVRVVPDGDEHDKDVALGIRYAVDNGAKVINTSFGKPYSPNKQWVYDAIKYAAEKDVLIVNAAGNDGSNIDQVRTYPNDSEDLINEISDNVLTVGAISLNYNENLPAVFSNYGKKNVDIFAPGVDIYATMPADKYAFNSGTSMAAPSAAGVAALVRSYYPQLSASQVKHILMNSGIKINFDVVKPGSQSKEKPNGEKVPFSELSVSGRIVNAYNALKMADSIVNGKK, encoded by the coding sequence ATGAGAGTATTAAAACCAATTATTTTTACAGTTGCAGCTGGTATTTTTTTAGCAAGTTGTAAAACTTCAGTAACTACAATTCCTGTTCCTAGTGGAACAAATAATGTAGTAAATATTCCTGCGAAAAAAGGAGCTTTATCAGAAAATGAAAGACAAACTTGGAGTCATTTAGATTTGTTAACAGACTCTATTCCAGGAATGAGTATCGATAAAGCGTACCAATTTATACAAAATAAAAAAGGCGTTCCAGTAATTGTAGGTATTGCAGATTCTGGTGTAGATGTAGAACACGAAGATTTAAAAGATGTTGTTTGGACAAACCCGAACGAAATTGCAGCAAACAATAAAGATGATGACAAAAATGGTTTCGTAGACGATATACATGGCTGGAATTTCTTAGGAAGCAAAGATGGTAGAATTGTAAATGCAGATCAGTTAGAATTAACTAGAATTGTTAAGAAAGGAATGGATAAATTCGGAGACAAAAAAGCCTCTGAAATTGCAGATGCAGACAAAGCCGAATTCGAGCAATATTTAAAATTAAAAGAAAAGTACACAAAATCTGTTGAAGCTCATAAACAAGAGTTGGAAGGATTAGAGAAAACAGAACAAAGATTAAACCAACTAGAGCAGAATTTTAACAACGTTAAAAAGTTTGTTGGTAAAGAAAACATTAGTGCAGAAGATTTAAAAAGTGCAAAACCAGATGATCCTAAATTAGCAGCACAAATTGCAGATGTTGCAAATATTTTAGGAAGAGGGATGACAGAAGCTGGCCTTTTAGACTATAAAAAGCAATTTATGGATTATAAGTCGGGTAAAGAGAAATCTAAAAGTTACGATTTAGACTTTAATGCTCGCCAGTCTATGGGAGACGATTTAACCGATATTACAGATACAGATTATGGAAATAACAACGTAATTGGTTCTAAAGAATTAGAAAGTCATGGAACACATGTTGCAGGAATTGTTGCTGCTTCAATAAATAATGGAAAAGGTGTAAATGGAGTTGCAAAAAATGTACAAATATTAACAGTACGTGTGGTTCCAGATGGAGATGAGCATGATAAAGATGTTGCTTTAGGAATTAGATATGCAGTAGATAATGGTGCAAAAGTAATAAATACAAGTTTTGGGAAACCATATTCTCCAAACAAACAATGGGTGTATGATGCTATTAAATATGCAGCAGAAAAAGATGTTTTAATTGTAAATGCCGCTGGAAATGATGGAAGTAATATCGATCAAGTAAGAACATACCCAAACGATTCTGAAGATTTAATTAACGAAATTTCCGACAATGTTCTAACAGTTGGAGCGATAAGTTTAAATTATAATGAAAACCTACCAGCAGTTTTTTCTAATTACGGGAAAAAGAATGTAGATATTTTTGCACCAGGAGTAGATATTTATGCTACTATGCCAGCAGATAAATATGCATTTAATAGCGGAACTTCTATGGCAGCACCATCTGCAGCAGGAGTTGCAGCCTTGGTTCGTTCCTATTATCCACAATTATCTGCAAGCCAAGTAAAACATATTTTAATGAATTCTGGAATTAAAATTAATTTCGATGTCGTAAAACCAGGTTCTCAATCAAAAGAAAAACCAAATGGCGAAAAAGTACCATTTTCAGAACTATCGGTTTCTGGTAGAATCGTAAATGCTTACAATGCTTTAAAAATGGCAGATAGCATTGTAAACGGAAAAAAATAA
- the pbpC gene encoding penicillin-binding protein 1C codes for MKIKNYILKHKKKTIFLVVLLVFYAFCLPKELFTKTTSTVITSKNNQLLGALIAEDGQWRFPKNDSVPQKFKACLIQFEDEYFYKHPGFNPVSIFKALKQNLQAGSVKRGGSTITQQVIRLSRDNRERTYFEKLKELILATRLEIRASKEEIIAYWSSNAPFGGNIVGLDAASWRYFNRKSTDLSWAEAATLAVLPNAPNLIYPGKNQHKLLTKRNRLLKKLLVKKIIDSLTYELSILEELPQKAYPIPQIAPHLLQKINKTNKGEFVKTTIDKKLQNQANEIVKNHYNVLSKNGIYNISVLVLDVKSRKVLTYVGNAPTDKSHQKDVDIIDKPRSTGSILKPFLYAAMLDSGELLPNTLVADIPTNFGSYKPENFDKKYAGAISAKMALSRSLNVPTVRMLQSFGLEKFHHYLQQLQLKDIRNNANYYGLTLALGGAESNLWDLCKSYASLASTVNHYTENSSRYFKNEFTEPTFFTDDKIDFGEKTPEKIIFDAASIYLTFESLKEVNRPNTEENWEFFDSSKKIAWKTGTSFGFRDAWAIGTTKDYVVGVWVGNADGEGRPGLVGVKTAAPILFDIFDKLPNSEWFSTPFDEMTAIEICTKSGYRATEICEEKKMEFVQNSGLKTAPCPYHVLINVNHSENYQVNTSCESLSNMKQKSWFVLPPLMEYYYKEKNPFYKPLPPFRNDCLRKTKNAMKFIYPTEKSTIFLPKNFDGKKNELILKVAHSNKEATLFWYVNNEFITSTKEIHNVAINYKAGIYKISVTDNLGNEIQQKITVKE; via the coding sequence TTGAAAATAAAAAACTACATATTAAAACATAAAAAGAAAACAATATTTCTTGTTGTTCTTTTAGTTTTTTATGCTTTTTGTTTGCCAAAAGAGTTGTTTACAAAAACAACATCAACCGTAATTACGAGTAAAAACAACCAATTATTAGGCGCATTAATTGCAGAAGATGGTCAATGGCGATTTCCAAAAAACGATTCCGTTCCACAAAAATTTAAAGCCTGTTTAATTCAGTTTGAAGATGAATATTTTTATAAACATCCTGGCTTTAATCCTGTTTCGATATTTAAAGCTTTAAAACAGAATTTACAAGCAGGAAGTGTAAAAAGAGGTGGCAGTACAATTACGCAACAAGTTATAAGGTTGAGCAGAGATAATAGAGAGAGAACCTATTTCGAAAAGTTGAAAGAACTTATTTTGGCAACTCGTTTAGAAATAAGGGCAAGTAAAGAAGAAATTATTGCTTATTGGAGTTCAAATGCTCCTTTTGGTGGAAATATTGTAGGTTTAGATGCGGCTTCTTGGCGCTATTTTAACAGAAAGTCTACGGATTTATCTTGGGCAGAAGCTGCAACGTTAGCGGTTTTGCCAAATGCACCAAACTTAATTTATCCAGGGAAAAATCAGCATAAATTATTAACAAAAAGAAACCGATTATTAAAAAAATTACTCGTAAAAAAAATAATCGATTCTTTAACGTATGAATTATCTATTTTAGAAGAATTGCCTCAGAAAGCATATCCAATTCCGCAGATTGCACCCCATTTATTGCAAAAAATAAACAAAACAAATAAAGGAGAATTTGTAAAAACTACGATTGATAAAAAATTACAAAATCAGGCAAATGAGATTGTAAAAAACCATTACAATGTGTTAAGTAAAAACGGAATTTATAATATTTCTGTGTTGGTTTTAGATGTAAAATCGAGAAAGGTATTGACTTATGTTGGAAACGCGCCAACAGATAAAAGCCATCAAAAAGATGTCGATATTATTGATAAGCCAAGAAGTACAGGAAGCATTTTAAAACCTTTTTTATACGCTGCTATGTTAGACTCTGGAGAATTGTTGCCAAATACTTTGGTGGCAGATATTCCCACAAATTTTGGAAGTTACAAACCAGAAAATTTCGATAAAAAATACGCAGGCGCAATTTCTGCAAAAATGGCACTATCAAGGTCTTTAAATGTGCCAACTGTTAGAATGTTGCAAAGTTTTGGTTTGGAAAAATTTCATCATTATTTACAGCAATTACAATTGAAAGACATTCGAAATAATGCCAATTATTACGGTTTAACTTTGGCTTTAGGAGGTGCAGAAAGTAACTTGTGGGATTTATGTAAAAGTTATGCTTCCTTAGCTTCCACAGTAAATCATTACACAGAAAACTCCAGTAGATATTTTAAAAATGAATTTACAGAACCTACTTTTTTTACTGATGATAAAATTGATTTCGGAGAAAAAACACCAGAAAAAATAATTTTTGATGCTGCTTCCATTTACCTAACATTCGAAAGTTTAAAAGAAGTAAACAGACCAAATACCGAAGAAAACTGGGAGTTTTTCGATTCTTCTAAAAAAATTGCTTGGAAAACAGGTACAAGTTTTGGCTTTAGAGATGCTTGGGCAATTGGCACCACAAAAGATTATGTAGTGGGTGTTTGGGTAGGAAATGCAGATGGAGAAGGAAGACCAGGTTTGGTGGGTGTGAAAACTGCAGCTCCAATATTATTTGATATTTTCGATAAATTACCCAATTCAGAATGGTTTTCAACACCTTTTGATGAAATGACAGCAATTGAAATTTGTACAAAAAGTGGTTACAGAGCCACAGAAATTTGTGAAGAAAAAAAGATGGAATTTGTACAAAATTCAGGATTAAAAACGGCTCCTTGTCCATATCATGTTTTAATTAATGTAAATCATTCAGAAAATTATCAAGTAAATACTTCTTGCGAGAGTTTAAGTAACATGAAACAGAAATCTTGGTTTGTATTACCTCCTTTAATGGAATATTATTATAAAGAAAAAAATCCGTTTTATAAACCACTTCCACCCTTTAGAAACGACTGTTTAAGAAAAACTAAAAATGCTATGAAGTTTATCTACCCAACAGAAAAAAGCACGATTTTTTTACCCAAAAATTTCGATGGAAAAAAAAACGAACTCATTTTAAAAGTAGCGCATTCTAATAAAGAAGCAACGTTGTTTTGGTATGTAAACAACGAGTTTATTACTTCAACAAAAGAGATTCATAATGTGGCAATAAACTATAAAGCAGGAATTTACAAAATATCTGTAACCGATAATTTGGGGAATGAAATTCAGCAAAAAATAACAGTAAAAGAGTAA
- a CDS encoding MBL fold metallo-hydrolase → MKIYPIETGNFKLDGGAMFGVVPKTIWQRTNPADSNNLIDMSMRCMLIEDKNRLILIDTGLGSKQSDKFFGYYYLFGDFSLDTSLKNLGFHKDDITDVFLTHLHFDHCGGVIERNKDGLLVPAFKNAKVWSNDNHWKWATEPNPREKASFLKENINPIKENGQLNFIHRNSRDQIGFDVLFMDGHTEKQMLPKLTYKNKTIVFMADLLPTTGHIPLPYVMGYDTRPLLTIKEKEVFLNEAADNNYYLFLEHDAHNEICTVQHTEKGVRIENTHKFTDIF, encoded by the coding sequence ATGAAGATTTATCCAATAGAAACAGGGAATTTTAAGTTAGATGGTGGTGCCATGTTTGGTGTTGTTCCAAAAACAATTTGGCAAAGAACAAATCCTGCAGACTCCAATAATTTAATAGACATGAGTATGCGTTGCATGCTTATTGAAGATAAAAATCGATTAATTTTAATTGATACAGGTTTAGGTTCTAAACAATCAGATAAATTTTTTGGGTATTACTATTTATTTGGTGACTTTTCTTTGGATACTTCACTAAAAAACCTCGGTTTTCATAAAGACGATATTACAGACGTTTTTTTAACACATTTACATTTCGATCATTGTGGAGGTGTAATTGAAAGAAATAAAGATGGCTTGTTAGTTCCTGCTTTTAAAAATGCAAAAGTTTGGTCTAATGATAATCATTGGAAATGGGCAACAGAACCAAATCCAAGAGAAAAAGCATCTTTTTTAAAGGAAAACATCAATCCTATAAAAGAAAACGGACAATTAAATTTTATTCATAGAAATTCAAGAGATCAAATAGGTTTCGATGTTTTATTTATGGATGGTCATACAGAAAAACAAATGTTACCAAAACTAACTTATAAAAACAAAACCATTGTTTTTATGGCAGATTTATTACCTACAACTGGGCATATACCTTTGCCTTATGTAATGGGTTATGACACAAGACCTTTGCTAACCATTAAAGAAAAAGAAGTTTTTTTAAATGAAGCCGCAGACAATAATTACTACCTTTTTTTAGAGCACGATGCACACAACGAAATTTGTACAGTACAACATACAGAAAAAGGTGTACGCATAGAGAACACACACAAATTTACAGATATATTTTAA
- a CDS encoding M1 family metallopeptidase: MKKILFLGSFLVLLASCANSKEVHNNKHKNSAKFTTYWQQHIDYKMDVDMDVNNHQYKGIQKAVYTNNSPDELDKVYYHLYFNAFQPGSQMDVRSLNIKDPDGRVGDRISKLKPNEIGYIKVNSLKQNGAAVTYKTVGTILEVTLNKPIKSGESVTFDMDFDAQVPIQIRRSGRDNKEGVALSMSQWYPKMAEYDFEGWHTPPYIAREFHGVWGNFDVKLTIDRNYVVGGTGYLQNPQEIGHGYEDKSKPLNVPNTNKLTWHFKAPNVHDFMWAADPDYNHDILKMPVGIDLHFFYKKTLDAEYLKNWKDLQEPTAELMRYFSKHVGKYPYKQYSVIQGGDGGMEYAMSTLITGERGFGSLFGVTAHEMAHTWFQFLLASNESEHPWMDEGFTSYISAKASHEILKKGKGNPNAGPYRGYNYVVNNNIEEPLTTHADRYNLNTAYSVASYVKGSIFLSQLEYVIGEENVAKGLKKYFNDFSFKHPTPNDVKRSMEKVSGIHLGWYLNEWTETIHTIDYGIKSVEGKTITLERIGKMPMPIDLEVTYTDGSTESFNIPLRMMRGHKPTSATILEAWGWAMPTYSLTTSKTVKSVEIDKSKLMADVNLDNNIYK; this comes from the coding sequence ATGAAAAAAATACTCTTTTTAGGGAGCTTTTTAGTATTGTTGGCTTCTTGTGCGAATTCTAAAGAAGTGCACAATAACAAGCATAAAAACAGTGCTAAGTTCACCACATACTGGCAACAACATATAGATTATAAGATGGATGTTGATATGGACGTAAACAACCATCAATATAAAGGAATACAAAAAGCTGTGTACACAAACAATTCTCCAGACGAATTAGATAAAGTGTACTATCATTTGTATTTTAATGCCTTTCAACCAGGTTCTCAAATGGATGTAAGATCTCTAAATATTAAAGATCCCGATGGAAGAGTAGGAGACAGAATTAGCAAATTAAAACCTAATGAAATTGGTTACATAAAAGTAAACTCTTTAAAACAAAATGGAGCTGCAGTTACTTATAAAACTGTAGGTACAATTTTAGAAGTAACTTTAAATAAACCTATAAAATCTGGAGAAAGTGTAACTTTCGATATGGATTTCGATGCACAAGTTCCTATACAAATTAGACGTTCTGGAAGAGACAATAAAGAAGGTGTTGCACTTTCTATGTCTCAATGGTATCCAAAAATGGCAGAATACGATTTCGAAGGTTGGCATACACCACCTTATATTGCCAGAGAATTTCATGGAGTTTGGGGGAATTTTGATGTAAAATTAACAATTGATAGAAATTATGTTGTTGGTGGAACAGGTTATTTACAAAACCCACAAGAAATTGGGCATGGTTATGAAGACAAATCCAAACCTTTAAATGTACCAAACACAAATAAATTAACTTGGCACTTTAAAGCACCAAACGTACACGATTTTATGTGGGCTGCAGATCCAGATTATAATCACGATATTTTAAAAATGCCAGTAGGTATCGATTTACATTTCTTTTACAAGAAAACTTTAGATGCGGAATATTTAAAAAATTGGAAAGACTTACAAGAACCAACAGCCGAATTGATGAGGTATTTTAGCAAACATGTTGGTAAATACCCTTACAAACAATACTCTGTAATACAAGGTGGAGATGGTGGAATGGAATATGCAATGTCTACTTTAATTACTGGGGAAAGAGGTTTTGGAAGTCTATTTGGAGTTACAGCACACGAAATGGCACATACTTGGTTTCAGTTTTTATTAGCTTCTAACGAAAGTGAACACCCTTGGATGGACGAAGGTTTTACCAGCTACATTTCTGCAAAAGCCTCTCACGAAATTTTAAAGAAAGGTAAAGGAAACCCGAATGCAGGACCATATAGAGGTTATAATTATGTAGTAAATAATAATATTGAAGAACCATTAACAACGCATGCAGATAGATACAACCTTAATACAGCTTATAGTGTTGCTAGTTACGTAAAAGGAAGCATCTTTTTATCTCAATTAGAATATGTAATTGGCGAAGAAAATGTTGCAAAAGGGCTAAAAAAATACTTTAACGATTTTAGCTTTAAGCACCCAACACCAAATGACGTAAAACGTTCTATGGAAAAAGTTTCTGGGATTCATTTAGGTTGGTATTTAAACGAATGGACAGAAACAATACACACCATCGATTATGGAATTAAATCTGTAGAAGGCAAAACAATAACTTTAGAAAGAATTGGAAAAATGCCAATGCCAATAGATTTAGAAGTTACTTATACAGATGGTTCTACAGAAAGTTTTAACATTCCTTTACGTATGATGAGAGGGCACAAACCAACATCAGCAACCATTTTAGAAGCTTGGGGCTGGGCAATGCCAACCTATTCTTTAACAACTTCTAAAACAGTAAAATCTGTGGAAATTGATAAAAGTAAATTAATGGCAGATGTTAATTTAGATAATAACATTTACAAATAG